In Rhodanobacter humi, the following are encoded in one genomic region:
- the rpsT gene encoding 30S ribosomal protein S20 translates to MANIKSAKKRARQSEQRRLRNISARSMVRTALKKVVKAIEAKDKAGAVEAFTAAQPVMDRYAARGLIHKNKAARHKSRLNAKIRELA, encoded by the coding sequence TTGGCCAACATCAAGTCCGCGAAGAAGCGTGCGCGCCAGTCCGAGCAGCGCCGCCTGCGCAACATCAGCGCCCGTTCCATGGTGCGTACCGCGCTGAAGAAGGTCGTCAAGGCCATCGAGGCCAAGGACAAGGCCGGCGCCGTCGAAGCCTTCACCGCCGCCCAGCCGGTAATGGATCGCTACGCCGCCCGCGGCCTGATCCACAAGAACAAGGCCGCCCGCCACAAGAGCCGCCTGAACGCGAAGATCCGCGAACTGGCGTAA
- the radA gene encoding DNA repair protein RadA produces the protein MAKAKTAYVCTDCGAEHPKWQGSCAECGAWNTLSEIVLQPAVKSAGAARGGYAGKAAGASQVMPLTAVALTAEARTLTGIGELDRVLGGGLVEGSVVLVGGDPGIGKSTLLLQMLGTLGVQLPSVYVTGEESLAQVASRAQRLGLPLEPLQALAETCIERILEQAAVVKPRVLVIDSIQTIWTELLTAAPGSVSQVRESAARLTRFAKETGTSVFLVGHVTKEGGIAGPRVLEHMVDAVLYFEGESGSRFRVLRAFKNRFGAVNELGVFAMGDKGLREVPNPSAIFLSAHAGPTPGSAVMVTREGTRPLLVEVQALVDQSSLGNPRRVALGLEQNRLAMLLAVLHRHGGVAAYDQDVFINVVGGIRVQETAADLPALLAVLSSLRDRPLPEKTVAFGEVGLSGEIRPVPNGEERLKEAAHHGFRRAIVPKANAPKSGRVGELEVVGVERLGQAIDACR, from the coding sequence ATGGCCAAGGCCAAGACCGCTTACGTCTGCACCGACTGCGGCGCCGAGCACCCGAAGTGGCAGGGCTCGTGTGCGGAGTGCGGGGCGTGGAACACGCTGTCCGAGATCGTGCTGCAGCCGGCGGTGAAATCGGCGGGCGCGGCGCGCGGCGGTTACGCGGGCAAGGCCGCGGGCGCCAGTCAGGTGATGCCGTTGACCGCAGTGGCGCTGACCGCCGAGGCGCGCACGCTCACCGGCATCGGCGAGCTGGATCGCGTGCTGGGCGGCGGCCTGGTCGAGGGCTCGGTGGTGCTGGTGGGCGGCGACCCGGGCATCGGCAAGTCCACCCTGCTGCTGCAGATGCTGGGCACGCTGGGCGTGCAACTGCCCAGCGTCTACGTCACCGGCGAGGAATCGCTGGCCCAGGTGGCTTCGCGTGCGCAGCGCCTGGGCCTGCCGCTGGAACCGCTGCAGGCGCTGGCCGAGACCTGCATCGAGCGCATCCTCGAACAGGCGGCGGTGGTGAAGCCGCGCGTGCTGGTGATCGATTCGATCCAGACGATCTGGACGGAACTGCTCACCGCCGCCCCGGGTTCGGTGTCGCAGGTGCGCGAGTCGGCGGCGCGACTCACGCGCTTCGCCAAGGAAACCGGCACGTCCGTGTTCCTGGTCGGCCACGTCACCAAGGAGGGCGGCATCGCCGGCCCGCGCGTGCTGGAGCACATGGTGGACGCGGTGCTGTATTTCGAGGGCGAATCGGGCAGTCGCTTCCGCGTGCTGCGCGCGTTCAAGAACCGCTTCGGCGCAGTCAACGAGCTGGGCGTGTTCGCGATGGGCGACAAGGGCTTGCGCGAGGTGCCGAACCCGTCCGCGATCTTCCTCTCCGCGCACGCCGGTCCCACGCCGGGCAGCGCGGTGATGGTGACCCGCGAGGGTACGCGGCCGCTGCTGGTCGAGGTGCAGGCGCTGGTGGATCAGTCAAGTCTTGGCAATCCGCGTCGCGTGGCACTGGGCCTGGAGCAGAACCGCCTGGCGATGCTGCTGGCGGTGCTGCACCGGCACGGCGGCGTGGCCGCCTACGACCAGGACGTGTTCATCAACGTGGTGGGCGGCATCCGCGTGCAGGAGACCGCGGCGGACCTGCCGGCGCTGTTGGCGGTGCTCTCCTCGCTGCGCGACCGGCCGTTGCCGGAAAAAACCGTGGCCTTCGGCGAAGTGGGCCTGTCCGGCGAGATCCGCCCGGTGCCGAACGGCGAGGAGCGCCTGAAGGAGGCCGCGCACCATGGCTTCCGCCGCGCCATCGTGCCGAAGGCGAACGCGCCGAAGTCCGGTCGCGTGGGTGAACTTGAAGTGGTGGGCGTGGAGCGGCTGGGGCAGGCGATCGACGCTTGCCGGTGA
- the alr gene encoding alanine racemase, whose product MSRTTVATIHLGALRHNLARIQAMTAPARVMAVVKADAYGHGLERVARALDADAECFAVAALGDGLRLRAAGHRQRIVVLSGPDQPGDIAEMQRLELDAAIHHESQLAWLSEAGARRGRLRVWLKIDSGMHRLGFAPDQVPAVHARLTAMPGIAPEIGLLTHFAESEVFGGDVTRAQIARFNEATRGLGGPRSLSNSAAVLGWPEARADWVRTGGLLYGLSVVDGKSGADFGFRPAMTLSTRLIAINRIGKGERIGYNGTWTCPEDMPVGVAAIGYGDGYPRSAASGTPVQVGDARVPLVGRVSMDLITLDLREAPQARVGDRITLWGDGLPVETVAAHAGTIAYDLTCGMTRRVLFVEDEG is encoded by the coding sequence ATGAGCCGCACCACCGTCGCCACCATCCATCTCGGCGCCCTGCGCCACAACCTCGCCCGCATCCAGGCCATGACCGCGCCGGCGAGGGTGATGGCGGTGGTCAAGGCCGATGCCTACGGCCACGGGCTGGAGCGCGTCGCGCGTGCGCTGGACGCGGATGCCGAATGCTTCGCGGTGGCAGCGCTGGGCGACGGCCTGCGCCTGCGCGCGGCAGGGCATCGCCAGCGCATCGTGGTGCTGTCCGGCCCCGACCAGCCAGGCGACATCGCCGAGATGCAGCGGCTGGAATTGGACGCCGCAATCCACCACGAGTCGCAACTGGCCTGGCTGTCCGAGGCCGGCGCAAGGCGCGGGCGCCTGCGCGTGTGGCTGAAGATCGACAGCGGCATGCATCGGTTGGGCTTCGCGCCCGACCAGGTGCCCGCGGTGCATGCGCGGCTTACCGCGATGCCGGGCATCGCTCCAGAAATCGGCCTGCTCACGCATTTCGCCGAATCGGAGGTGTTCGGCGGCGACGTCACGCGTGCACAGATCGCACGCTTCAACGAAGCGACCCGAGGCCTGGGCGGGCCACGCTCGCTGTCCAACTCGGCCGCCGTGCTGGGCTGGCCGGAGGCACGTGCCGACTGGGTGCGCACGGGTGGCCTGCTGTATGGACTGTCGGTGGTGGACGGCAAGAGCGGCGCCGATTTCGGTTTCCGTCCCGCAATGACGCTGTCCACGCGGCTGATCGCGATCAACCGCATCGGCAAGGGCGAGCGCATCGGCTACAACGGCACCTGGACCTGTCCCGAGGACATGCCGGTGGGCGTGGCCGCGATCGGCTACGGCGACGGCTACCCGCGCAGCGCGGCCAGCGGCACGCCGGTGCAGGTGGGCGATGCCCGCGTGCCGCTGGTCGGCCGCGTCTCGATGGACCTGATCACGCTGGACCTGCGCGAGGCACCGCAGGCGCGGGTGGGCGACCGCATCACCCTGTGGGGCGACGGCCTGCCGGTGGAAACCGTGGCGGCCCATGCCGGCACGATTGCCTATGACCTCACCTGTGGCATGACCCGCCGCGTGCTGTTCGTCGAGGACGAAGGCTGA
- a CDS encoding replicative DNA helicase gives MSFVPDRKPSSPAIEALRVPPHSIDAEQAVLGGLMLAPDALDKVADRLGEEDFYRRDHRLIWRAINELANKGMPCDAVTLGDWFEANGLGEMIGGAGYLIELANGTPSAANIAAYAEIVREKSVLRQLIDAGTSITEDGYRPEGKSVHEVLESAEQRVFHIAESGARGKKDSVSMREAVKDAFRLLTERYQNKGQLTGITSGFSDLDNLTSGLQPSDLIIVAARPSMGKTAFALNIAESAALRAKKAVAVFSMEMSASQLAFRLISSVGRIHQQHLRNGDLAEEDWPRVSNAIAILSEAKIFIDDTPGLSPVELRSRARRLHREHGGLGLIVIDYLQLMQVPGNKENRATEISEISRSLKGLAKELNVPVIALSQLNRSLEQRADKRPMMSDLRESGAIEQDADVIMFIYRDEYYNKESADKGLAEIIIGKQRNGPTDTVKLTFLGHYTKFENYAADSFVGGFE, from the coding sequence ATGTCCTTCGTGCCCGATCGCAAGCCTTCGTCGCCGGCCATCGAGGCGTTGCGCGTGCCGCCGCATTCGATCGACGCCGAGCAGGCGGTGCTGGGCGGCCTGATGCTGGCGCCCGACGCGCTGGACAAGGTGGCCGACCGCCTCGGCGAGGAGGATTTCTATCGCCGCGACCACCGCCTGATCTGGCGCGCGATCAACGAGCTGGCGAACAAGGGCATGCCCTGCGACGCGGTGACCTTGGGCGACTGGTTCGAGGCGAACGGCCTGGGCGAGATGATCGGTGGCGCCGGCTACCTGATCGAGCTGGCGAACGGCACGCCGAGTGCCGCAAACATAGCTGCGTATGCGGAGATCGTGCGCGAGAAGTCCGTGCTGCGCCAGCTGATCGACGCCGGCACCTCGATCACCGAGGACGGCTACCGCCCCGAGGGCAAGAGCGTGCACGAGGTGCTGGAGAGCGCCGAGCAGCGCGTGTTCCACATCGCCGAATCCGGCGCGCGCGGCAAGAAGGATTCCGTCTCCATGCGCGAGGCGGTGAAGGACGCGTTCCGCCTGCTCACCGAGCGCTACCAGAACAAGGGCCAGCTCACCGGCATCACCAGCGGTTTCAGCGACCTCGACAACCTCACTTCGGGCCTGCAGCCCTCCGATCTCATCATCGTGGCCGCGCGCCCCTCGATGGGCAAGACCGCGTTCGCGCTGAACATCGCCGAGAGCGCCGCGCTGCGCGCGAAGAAGGCGGTAGCGGTGTTCTCGATGGAAATGTCCGCCTCGCAGCTGGCGTTCCGCCTGATCTCCTCGGTGGGCCGCATCCACCAGCAGCACCTGCGCAACGGCGACCTCGCCGAGGAGGACTGGCCGCGCGTCTCCAATGCCATCGCGATCCTGTCCGAGGCGAAGATCTTCATCGATGACACGCCGGGCCTGTCGCCGGTGGAATTGCGCTCGCGCGCGCGCCGCCTGCACCGCGAACACGGCGGCCTGGGCCTGATCGTGATCGACTACCTGCAGCTGATGCAGGTGCCCGGCAACAAGGAGAATCGCGCCACCGAGATTTCAGAAATCTCGCGTTCACTGAAGGGACTCGCCAAGGAGCTGAACGTGCCCGTGATCGCCCTCTCGCAGTTGAACCGCTCGCTGGAACAGCGCGCCGACAAGCGCCCGATGATGTCCGACCTGCGCGAGTCGGGCGCCATCGAGCAGGACGCCGACGTGATCATGTTCATCTACCGCGACGAGTACTACAACAAGGAATCGGCGGACAAGGGTCTCGCCGAGATCATCATCGGCAAGCAGCGCAACGGCCCCACCGACACCGTCAAGCTGACCTTCCTCGGCCACTACACCAAGTTCGAGAACTACGCCGCCGACTCGTTCGTGGGCGGGTTCGAGTAG
- the rplI gene encoding 50S ribosomal protein L9 encodes MELILLQKVRNLGDLGDKVSVKPGYGRNFLIPQGKAVRVNAANLAAFEQRRAEYEARAKSSLSEAEARQAKLAEVSVTIEAHASPEGKLYGSVGPRDIAEALQAIGHDIHKGEVILGEGPLRNTGEFEVAIHLHADVQTSVKVIVVGEKK; translated from the coding sequence ATGGAACTCATCCTTCTGCAGAAAGTCCGCAACCTCGGCGACCTCGGTGACAAGGTCAGCGTGAAGCCGGGTTACGGCCGCAACTTCCTGATCCCGCAGGGCAAGGCCGTGCGCGTGAACGCCGCCAACCTGGCTGCGTTCGAGCAGCGCCGCGCCGAGTACGAAGCCCGCGCCAAGAGTTCGCTGAGCGAGGCCGAGGCCCGCCAGGCGAAGCTGGCCGAGGTGTCGGTGACGATCGAGGCGCACGCCAGCCCCGAGGGCAAGCTGTACGGCTCGGTGGGTCCGCGCGACATCGCCGAGGCGCTGCAGGCGATCGGTCACGACATCCACAAGGGCGAAGTGATCCTGGGCGAAGGCCCGCTGCGCAACACCGGCGAGTTCGAGGTGGCGATCCACCTGCACGCCGACGTGCAGACCAGCGTCAAGGTGATCGTGGTCGGCGAGAAGAAGTAA
- the rpsR gene encoding 30S ribosomal protein S18 — translation MSKFFRRRKFCRFTAEKVKEIDYKDLNTLRQYVTENGKIVPSRITGTKARYQRQLATAIKRARFLSLLPYTDNHDV, via the coding sequence ATGTCCAAGTTTTTCCGCCGCCGCAAATTCTGTCGTTTCACTGCGGAGAAGGTGAAGGAGATCGACTACAAGGATCTCAACACCCTGCGCCAGTACGTCACCGAGAACGGCAAGATCGTGCCCAGCCGCATCACCGGCACCAAGGCGCGCTACCAGCGCCAGCTGGCGACAGCGATCAAGCGCGCGCGCTTCCTCTCGCTGCTGCCGTACACCGACAACCACGACGTTTGA